A segment of the Malaclemys terrapin pileata isolate rMalTer1 chromosome 1, rMalTer1.hap1, whole genome shotgun sequence genome:
attgtcacagggtgactggtcCTTGAAGCGGAAACGGGGCCTTCGGCTACCTCTACAGGAGCAGCTCACCTCCCAAGATGGGCAGATGGCTTTGGTCATGTGACTAACAAAGCCAGGCCAAGCCTAGGGATAGAAGGGAGAAGTCTGACGGAGAGCGAGGGGTTGACTCCAGCTTTGGAGGGCTGAGAGCGCTGGGTGGGGCAGAAGcctggggagctgcagctggaAGCTGTGGAGGATAGATGACAGTTCGAACTGAACCCAGCTCCGGGAACAAGGACTGGGGGCTCCTAGCTCAAGGGGAGAGAAGCACTGACCTGGGGTTGGGGCCTGGAGGAGCCATGTGTGGGGACTAAATAAATTGGATGCCCAGAGAGGGAGAGTTTTAATCACCATTGGTCTGTGATGTGCAGTTCTTAAGGGGGCCTGagctgaaggggaaactgaggcaaggcaCTGCAGAACCATCCTGGCTAGGAGGGGTCCTCAGGAGGAGGCTGACCCTGTTACAGACACGTAGCACAAGCGGACCCTGATCGGGGCCTCTGGGGCCTACTGAAATGCAAATATTGTCATGTACCTTGCGCAGAACCAGGACAATGTCAAGCATAcgagttcagctgtttctgaattATCCCCCCACCCACCAAAACAGATCTGAGCCTGATAATTTGCTAATGGAAACCTTTATTAATAGTTTGCTAATGGAAGCCCCTCAAAACTCAGCCACGGCTGCACTCTTGTCCGTCAAAATCttcaccaaaaaaaccccaaccatcTCGAGGCAGACGCCACTCCTCGTGGCAGGCAAATGGTTCATGTTCCCTGAAGTTCTGGCACCATGAatacagatgatcacaatggacaCTGTTCTGTGACCTTAACTAGAGCGGTTTAAACAAGCTGTCAGATACACTGTAGGGAACGATTCTGCATTGCTCCGGATTCCAAATGTAATTTATATTATGCAGATAAGTATTATTCattgtttgtattgcagcagAGACTCCAGATCAGGGCCTGGTTATGCTGggtactgtacagacacagtATGACTTATCTGCTCCAAAGAATTTTCAGTCTAACTAGCCGAGACAGACAGAGGgtggagaggggaaactgagggacggaatgggtgtgtgtgtgtggagtgatgTGCCCATGTTaaagggcagcaggtttaaaacaaataaaaggaagttcttcttcacacagcgcacagtcaacctgtggaactccttgcctgaggaggttgtgaaggctaggactataacagggtttaaaagagaactggatacattcatggaggttaagtccattaatggctattagccaggatgggcaaggaatggtgtccctagcccctgtttgtcagagggtgatgATGCATGGCacgagagagatcacttgatcattgcctgttaggttcactctctctgggacacctggcactggccactgtcggtagacaggatactgggctggatggacctttggtctgacccagtatggccattcttatgttcacacaGCAGattagtgtcagagccaggaagagagccTAGATCTCTTGACACCCAGTCTTGTGGTCTAACCATTAGATGAAACTGCCTCTTATTCTGAGTCAGATTCTGCTATGCTCACTCGTGTCGAGACGCTCCTTACTTCTCCAGTAGTCCCAGTGATTCCGTCGTGGCTACGCTGTGTGAGTGAGGTTGGCAGAATCGCCTCCTTGCTGAATAGACCCGGTGAACAACTGATCACACTCCTTAGACCGGATCCTTCTTGGGCCCAAAGACCTTCAGCACTGCGTCCTGCACCTGCTTTGTCCTCATGCTGTAAATGACCGGGTTTAGCATGGGGGGAAGGGTGAGGTAGAGGTCGGCCAGCAGAACCTGAGTCCAGCGAGCCACCCCCTGGCCAAAGCTCTGTGTGTATATGGAAGCCATGCCTGGAAGATAATAGAGCAGCATCACGCAGAGGTGGGATCCGCAGGTGCCAATGGCCTTGAGGCGCGCTTCCTTCTCGGCAAGCCGCAGGACAGCTCGAAGGATCATTCCGTAAGACACGGAGATGAAGGCTGTGTCAGTCCCGACGAGGAGCGTGGGCCCAACCACGCAGTACTGACTGATGGCTCGGGGATCTgcgcaggccagcttcaccacagcCATGTGCTCGCAGTACGAATGGGCAATCACGTTGGAGCCGCAGTAGGGTTAGCGCTTCATCATCCAGGTGACCGGAGTCATGACAAGGCCAGCTCTCAGCAGAATGGCCAGGCCTATCTGTGTCACCTTTTGGCGCGTTAAGATGGCCTGGTACCTCAGAGGGTAACAGATGGCGACATATCTGTCAAAGGCCATTGCCAAGAGCACCCCTGATTCCGCAGCTGTGATGGAATGAACGAAGAACATCTGCGTGAAACAGGCATCGAAAGCAATCTCCATCGAGTTCAGCCAGAATATGCCGAGCATCTTGGGAACGATGGAAGTAGCCATGACTAAATCGATGGCCGCGAGCATGCacaggaaatagtacatgggttCATGGAGGGTCTGATCTAACCTGACAATAATCAGAATCATGCTGTTTCCTAGCAGCGCAATGATGTACATTGAACAGAAAGGGATTCCCATCCAGACATGGGAAGCTTCCAGCCCTGGGATGCCCATAAGGCTGAAAGATGATGAGCTGGAGCTGGTGTGGTTGGAAGGAGCCAAGGCCATTTCGAAGAGGTTTGTCTTCTatgaataaaaagagaaaagacaTTTAATCATTGTTTAAATGTCATGAAATGTTTCAAACAGAACTGGTGGGAAAACAGATTGTCCATCCCGGCACAAAGTTTGAGATTTGGAGTATGTTTTGGTCCCAAATCAagacaaaaagccaaaattttaaatgtttcttgtgaaatgcaattttaaaaataaattcattgtaggccaatcaaaatgtttcatttctttaaatttgaaatgttgcatttacattttttacccataagaacagccatactgagtcagagcaaaggtccatctagcccagtctcctgtcttccgacagtggccaatgccaggtgccccagagggaatgaacagagcagggaatcatcaagtgatcaatccctgtcacccattcctagcttctggcaaacagcctttcaattttaaaatgacttttataTAAACTAAAGTACATTTTGGAAAGAAAAGTtgttctgaaatgaaaaattgaaatgcttcattCCAAAAGGGTCCAAgtgttttcatattttaaaaacatttttcctcaATTTTTCTCTCAACAAAATTTCACAGacataatagaaatgtagggctggaaggtacCTGAAGAGGTCATCTCAGCCATTCCACCCCCCCACTGAGTCAGGACCAAGTattcctagaccatccctgataggtgtttgtgtaacctgttcttaaaaacctccagtgatggggattctacaacctccttaGGTAATCTATTCCAGAATTGAGCTGTTgctatagttagaaagtttttcctaatatctaacctaaatctcccttgttgcaaacGAAGCCAGCTAtgtcctaccctcagtggacatggagagcaagCGATCACTATCATCACCAAAACTGATATGATTTcacaccaaaaaaatcagttttgtcaaaaatggcattttcagaTAGAAAACTGCTTTgatgaaaaattttcaaccaactctagGTTAAAGGCACGGagggaaattcaccccagtgcagcaCAAGCCCCAtgcatttttatcagtgatctaGAAGAAAAGCGTGCTGATGACGCAAAGATTGGTtgggtggtaaataatgatgtgAACAGGTCACTGATACGGCGTGAGCTGGATCAACTAGTAAGTGGAGCATAAACACTTGCATATTCATACAGCCAAATGTGAGGTCAGGTATCTAAGGAAAAAGCCGATAGCTCACGCTTACGGGATGGGAGACTGTATTGTGGAAGGTAGCGACTCTGAAAAGGACGTAGGGGCGTGGTGGATCAGCAACTGAACACGAACTTCTGGTGCAATGCTGTGGCGGCTGACATTATCCTTGTAGGTAGCAAAACTGGACTACGGAGTAGGAGTAGGGAGTTGATTTT
Coding sequences within it:
- the LOC128832167 gene encoding LOW QUALITY PROTEIN: olfactory receptor 52I2-like (The sequence of the model RefSeq protein was modified relative to this genomic sequence to represent the inferred CDS: substituted 1 base at 1 genomic stop codon), yielding MGIPGLEASHVWMGIPFCSMYIIALLGNSMILIIVRLDQTLHEPMYYFLCMLAAIDLVMATSIVPKMLGIFWLNSMEIAFDACFTQMFFVHSITAAESGVLLAMAFDRYVAICYPLRYQAILTRQKVTQIGLAILLRAGLVMTPVTWMMKRXPYCGSNVIAHSYCEHMAVVKLACADPRAISQYCVVGPTLLVGTDTAFISVSYGMILRAVLRLAEKEARLKAIGTCGSHLCVMLLYYLPGMASIYTQSFGQGVARWTQVLLADLYLTLPPMLNPVIYSMRTKQVQDAVLKVFGPKKDPV